In one Streptomyces sp. T12 genomic region, the following are encoded:
- the carB gene encoding carbamoyl-phosphate synthase large subunit: MPKRTDIQSVLVIGSGPIVIGQAAEFDYSGTQACRILRAEGLRVVLVNSNPATIMTDPEIADATYVEPITPEFVEKIIAKERPDALLPTLGGQTALNTAISLHEAGTLEKYGVELIGANVEAINKGEDRDLFKEVVEAVRGKIGHGESARSVICHSMEDVLAGVETLGGYPVVVRPSFTMGGAGSGFAHDEEELRRIAGQGLTLSPTTEVLLEESILGWKEYELELMRDKHDNVVVVCSIENFDPMGVHTGDSITVAPAMTLTDREYQVLRDIGIAVIREVGVDTGGCNIQFAVNPEDGRVIVIEMNPRVSRSSALASKATGFPIAKIAAKLAVGYTLDEIPNDITQETPASFEPTLDYVVVKAPRFAFEKFPSADSTLTTTMKSVGEAMAIGRNFTEAFQKALRSLEKKGSQFTFVGEPGDKTELLREAVRPTDGRINAVMQAIRAGATPEEVFEYTKIDPWFVDQLFLIKEIADELAEAPELTPELLAEAKRHGFSDQQIGEIRGLREDVVREVRHALGIRPVYKTVDTCAAEFAAKTPYFYSSYDEETEVAPREKPAVIILGSGPNRIGQGIEFDYSCVHASFALSDAGYETVMVNCNPETVSTDYDTSDRLYFEPLTLEDVLEIVHAEQQAGPVAGVIVQLGGQTPLGLSQALKDNGVPIVGTSPEAIHAAEDRGAFGRVLAEAGLPAPKHGTATTFAGAKAIADEIGFPVLVRPSYVLGGRGMEIVYDETRLESYIAESTEISPSRPVLVDRFLDDAIEIDVDALYDGEELYLGGVMEHIEEAGIHSGDSACALPPITLGGFDIKRLRASTEAIAKGVGVRGLINIQFAMAGDILYVLEANPRASRTVPFTSKATAVPLAKAAARISLGATIAELRAEGLLPTTGDGGELPLDAPISVKEAVMPWSRFRDIHGRGVDTVLGPEMRSTGEVMGIDSVFGTAYAKSQAGAYGPLPTKGRAFISVANRDKRSMIFPARELVAHGFELLATSGTAEVLRRNGINATVVRKQSEGTGPNGEKTIVQLIHDGEVDLIVNTPYGTGGRLDGYDIRTAAVARSVPCLTTVQALAAAVQGIDALNHGDVGVRSLQEHAEHLTAARD; this comes from the coding sequence GTGCCTAAGCGCACCGATATCCAGTCCGTCCTGGTCATCGGCTCCGGCCCGATCGTCATCGGCCAGGCCGCCGAGTTCGACTACTCCGGCACCCAGGCGTGCCGCATCCTGCGCGCCGAGGGACTGCGGGTCGTCCTCGTGAACTCCAACCCGGCGACGATCATGACCGACCCGGAGATCGCCGACGCCACCTACGTCGAGCCGATCACCCCGGAGTTCGTCGAGAAGATCATCGCCAAGGAGCGCCCGGACGCGCTCCTGCCGACCCTCGGCGGTCAGACGGCCCTCAACACGGCCATCTCGCTGCACGAGGCGGGCACCCTCGAGAAGTACGGCGTCGAGCTGATCGGCGCCAACGTCGAGGCCATCAACAAGGGCGAGGACCGCGACCTCTTCAAGGAGGTCGTCGAGGCCGTCCGCGGCAAGATCGGGCACGGCGAGTCCGCCCGCTCGGTCATCTGCCACTCCATGGAGGACGTCCTCGCGGGCGTCGAGACGCTCGGCGGCTACCCGGTCGTCGTCCGCCCCTCCTTCACCATGGGCGGCGCCGGCTCCGGCTTCGCGCACGACGAGGAGGAGCTGCGTCGCATCGCCGGCCAGGGCCTGACCCTGTCTCCCACCACCGAGGTGCTCCTGGAGGAGTCCATCCTCGGCTGGAAGGAGTACGAGCTGGAGCTGATGCGCGACAAGCACGACAACGTCGTGGTCGTCTGCTCCATCGAGAACTTCGACCCGATGGGCGTGCACACCGGTGACTCGATCACCGTCGCGCCCGCGATGACGCTCACCGACCGCGAGTACCAGGTCCTGCGCGACATCGGTATCGCCGTGATCCGCGAGGTCGGCGTCGACACCGGTGGCTGCAACATCCAGTTCGCGGTGAACCCCGAGGACGGTCGCGTGATCGTCATCGAGATGAACCCGCGCGTGTCGCGTTCCTCGGCGCTCGCCTCCAAGGCGACCGGCTTCCCGATCGCCAAGATCGCCGCCAAGCTGGCCGTCGGCTACACGCTGGACGAGATCCCGAACGACATCACGCAGGAGACGCCGGCTTCCTTCGAGCCGACGCTCGACTACGTGGTCGTGAAGGCGCCGCGCTTCGCCTTCGAGAAGTTCCCGAGCGCCGATTCCACCCTCACGACCACCATGAAGTCGGTCGGCGAGGCCATGGCCATCGGCCGCAACTTCACCGAGGCCTTCCAGAAGGCGCTGCGCTCGCTGGAGAAGAAGGGCAGCCAGTTCACGTTCGTCGGCGAGCCCGGCGACAAGACCGAGCTGCTGCGCGAGGCCGTACGGCCCACCGACGGCCGGATCAACGCCGTCATGCAGGCCATCCGCGCGGGCGCCACGCCCGAGGAGGTCTTCGAGTACACGAAGATCGACCCCTGGTTCGTCGACCAGCTCTTCCTCATCAAGGAGATCGCCGACGAGCTCGCCGAGGCGCCGGAGCTCACCCCCGAACTGCTCGCCGAGGCCAAGCGGCACGGCTTCTCCGACCAGCAGATCGGCGAGATCCGCGGGCTGCGCGAGGACGTCGTGCGCGAGGTGCGGCACGCGCTGGGCATCCGCCCGGTCTACAAGACGGTCGACACCTGCGCCGCCGAGTTCGCCGCCAAGACGCCGTACTTCTACTCCTCGTACGACGAGGAGACGGAGGTCGCCCCGCGGGAGAAGCCGGCCGTCATCATCCTGGGCTCCGGTCCCAACCGCATCGGCCAGGGCATCGAGTTCGACTACTCCTGCGTCCACGCCTCCTTCGCGCTGAGCGACGCCGGGTACGAGACCGTGATGGTCAACTGCAACCCGGAGACCGTCTCCACGGACTACGACACCTCCGACCGCCTGTACTTCGAGCCGCTGACGCTGGAAGACGTGCTGGAGATCGTCCATGCGGAGCAGCAGGCAGGGCCGGTCGCGGGTGTGATCGTGCAGCTCGGTGGCCAGACCCCGCTGGGTCTTTCGCAGGCGCTGAAGGACAACGGCGTGCCGATCGTCGGTACGTCCCCGGAGGCCATCCACGCCGCCGAGGACCGCGGCGCCTTCGGCCGCGTCCTCGCCGAGGCGGGCCTGCCGGCCCCCAAGCACGGCACCGCGACCACCTTCGCCGGCGCCAAGGCCATCGCCGACGAGATCGGCTTCCCGGTCCTGGTGCGGCCGTCGTACGTCCTCGGCGGGCGCGGCATGGAGATCGTGTACGACGAGACCCGGCTGGAGTCCTACATCGCCGAGTCGACCGAGATCAGCCCCTCGCGGCCGGTGCTCGTCGACCGGTTCCTGGACGACGCGATCGAGATCGACGTCGACGCCCTCTACGACGGCGAGGAGCTCTACCTCGGCGGCGTCATGGAGCACATCGAGGAGGCCGGCATCCACTCCGGCGACTCCGCGTGCGCATTGCCGCCGATCACGCTGGGCGGCTTCGACATCAAGCGCCTGCGCGCCTCGACCGAGGCCATCGCCAAGGGCGTCGGGGTCCGCGGCCTGATCAACATCCAGTTCGCGATGGCCGGCGACATCCTGTACGTCCTGGAGGCCAACCCGCGCGCGTCCCGTACGGTCCCCTTCACCTCGAAGGCGACCGCGGTGCCGCTGGCGAAGGCCGCCGCCCGGATCTCGCTGGGCGCGACCATCGCCGAGCTGCGGGCGGAAGGGCTGCTGCCGACGACCGGCGACGGCGGTGAACTGCCGCTCGACGCGCCGATCTCCGTCAAGGAGGCCGTCATGCCGTGGTCGCGCTTCCGCGACATCCACGGCCGCGGCGTCGACACGGTCCTCGGCCCGGAGATGCGCTCCACCGGCGAGGTCATGGGCATCGACTCCGTCTTCGGCACGGCGTACGCCAAGTCGCAGGCGGGCGCCTACGGGCCGCTGCCGACCAAGGGCCGCGCCTTCATCTCGGTCGCCAACCGCGACAAGCGCTCGATGATCTTCCCGGCGCGTGAACTGGTCGCCCACGGCTTCGAGTTGCTCGCCACGTCCGGCACGGCCGAGGTCCTCCGGCGCAACGGCATCAACGCCACGGTCGTGCGCAAGCAGTCCGAGGGCACCGGCCCGAACGGTGAGAAGACCATCGTCCAGCTCATCCACGACGGCGAGGTCGACCTCATCGTCAACACCCCGTACGGCACGGGCGGCCGCCTCGACGGCTACGACATCCGTACGGCGGCCGTGGCGCGCTCGGTGCCCTGCCTGACGACGGTTCAGGCACTCGCCGCCGCCGTCCAGGGCATCGACGCCCTCAACCACGGTGATGTGGGCGTCCGTTCGCTCCAGGAACACGCGGAACACCTGACCGCGGCCCGCGACTAG
- the carA gene encoding glutamine-hydrolyzing carbamoyl-phosphate synthase small subunit gives MTTSIQGTASPRHKAAPAVLVLEDGRIFRGRAYGAAGVTFGEAVFSTGMTGYQETLTDPSYHRQVVVMTAPHVGNTGVNDEDPESKQIWVAGYVVRDPARVPSNWRSRRSLDDELRHQGVVGISGIDTRALTRHLRERGAMRVGIFSGNALPDEGTMLAEVRQAPEMKGADLSAEVATKETYVVPAIGEKKFTVAAVDLGIKGMTPHRMAERGIEVHVLPATATAEDVYAVNPDGVFFSNGPGDPATADHPVSVMQAVLERGTPLFGICFGNQILGRALGFGTYKLKYGHRGINQPVQDRTTGKVEVTAHNHGFAVDAPLDKVSDTPYGRAEVSHVCLNDNVVEGLQLLDQPAFSVQYHPEAAAGPHDAAYLFDRFVSLMEGQRA, from the coding sequence ATGACGACCTCCATCCAGGGGACCGCCTCGCCGAGGCACAAGGCGGCTCCCGCCGTACTCGTCCTGGAGGACGGCCGGATCTTCCGCGGCCGCGCCTACGGGGCCGCGGGGGTGACCTTCGGCGAGGCCGTGTTCTCCACCGGCATGACCGGCTACCAGGAGACCCTCACCGACCCGTCGTACCACCGCCAGGTCGTCGTGATGACCGCCCCGCACGTCGGCAACACCGGCGTCAACGACGAGGACCCGGAGTCCAAGCAGATCTGGGTCGCCGGGTACGTCGTGCGCGACCCCGCGCGCGTGCCGTCCAACTGGCGCTCCCGGCGCTCGCTGGACGACGAGCTGCGCCACCAGGGCGTCGTCGGGATCTCCGGCATCGACACCCGCGCGCTCACCCGCCACCTGCGCGAGCGCGGCGCCATGCGCGTCGGCATCTTCTCCGGCAACGCGCTGCCCGACGAGGGCACCATGCTCGCCGAGGTGCGCCAGGCCCCCGAGATGAAGGGCGCCGACCTCTCCGCCGAGGTGGCCACCAAGGAGACGTACGTCGTCCCCGCGATCGGCGAGAAGAAGTTCACCGTCGCCGCCGTCGACCTCGGCATCAAGGGCATGACCCCGCACCGGATGGCCGAGCGCGGCATCGAGGTGCACGTGCTGCCGGCCACGGCGACCGCCGAGGACGTCTACGCCGTGAACCCCGACGGCGTGTTCTTCTCCAACGGCCCGGGCGACCCGGCCACCGCCGACCACCCGGTCTCCGTCATGCAGGCGGTCCTGGAGCGCGGCACCCCGCTCTTCGGCATCTGCTTCGGCAACCAGATCCTGGGCCGTGCGCTGGGCTTCGGCACCTACAAGCTGAAGTACGGCCACCGCGGCATCAACCAGCCGGTGCAGGACCGCACGACCGGCAAGGTCGAGGTCACCGCACACAACCACGGCTTCGCCGTGGACGCCCCGCTCGACAAGGTGTCCGACACCCCCTACGGCCGCGCCGAGGTCTCCCACGTCTGCCTCAACGACAACGTGGTGGAGGGCCTCCAGCTGCTCGACCAGCCGGCCTTCAGCGTCCAGTACCACCCCGAAGCGGCAGCGGGCCCGCACGACGCCGCCTACCTGTTCGACCGCTTCGTATCCCTGATGGAGGGCCAGCGTGCCTAA
- a CDS encoding quinone-dependent dihydroorotate dehydrogenase, whose amino-acid sequence MYKLFFRLVFKRMDPEQAHYLAFRWIRLAVRIPVLRTFVAAALAPRYEELRTEAFGLRMHGPFGLAAGFDKNAVAIDGMSMLGFDHVEIGTVTGEAQPGNPKQRLFRLVKDRALINRMGFNNEGSLAVAARLASRRPVFRTVVGVNIGKTKVVPEAEAVGDYVKSTERLAPYADYLVVNVSSPNTPGLRNLQATEALRPLLTAVREAADRTVANRRVPLLVKIAPDLADEDVDAVADLAVELGLDGIIATNTTIAREGLGLKSESSLVKETGGLSGAPLKARSLEVLRRLYARVGDRITLVGVGGVENAEDAWQRILAGATLVQGYSAFIYEGPFWGRAIHKGLAARLRTSPYATLADAVGADVRKAEEAA is encoded by the coding sequence ATGTACAAGCTTTTCTTCCGTCTGGTCTTCAAACGGATGGACCCGGAGCAGGCCCACTACCTGGCCTTCCGCTGGATCCGACTCGCCGTCAGGATCCCCGTGCTGCGTACGTTCGTCGCCGCCGCTCTCGCGCCCCGGTACGAGGAACTGCGGACCGAGGCCTTCGGGCTGCGCATGCACGGCCCCTTCGGGCTCGCCGCCGGCTTCGACAAGAACGCCGTCGCCATCGACGGGATGTCGATGCTGGGCTTCGACCACGTCGAGATCGGCACGGTGACGGGGGAGGCGCAGCCGGGCAACCCCAAGCAGCGGCTGTTCCGGCTCGTGAAGGACCGGGCGCTGATCAACCGCATGGGCTTCAACAACGAGGGTTCGCTGGCCGTCGCGGCCCGTCTGGCCTCCCGTAGGCCCGTCTTCAGGACCGTCGTGGGCGTCAACATCGGCAAGACCAAGGTCGTCCCGGAGGCGGAGGCCGTCGGCGACTACGTGAAGTCGACGGAGCGGCTGGCGCCGTACGCCGACTACCTGGTGGTCAATGTCTCCTCGCCGAACACGCCCGGCCTGCGCAACCTGCAGGCCACCGAGGCGCTGCGCCCGCTGCTGACCGCCGTTCGCGAGGCCGCCGACCGTACGGTCGCGAACCGCCGTGTCCCGCTCCTGGTGAAGATCGCGCCCGACCTCGCCGACGAGGACGTCGACGCGGTCGCCGACCTGGCCGTCGAGCTGGGTCTGGACGGGATCATCGCCACGAACACCACCATCGCGCGCGAGGGGCTCGGTTTGAAATCCGAATCCTCTCTGGTGAAGGAGACCGGCGGTCTCTCCGGCGCGCCCCTGAAGGCACGCTCCCTGGAGGTGCTGCGGCGCCTGTACGCGCGCGTGGGCGACCGGATCACCCTGGTGGGCGTCGGTGGCGTCGAGAACGCCGAGGACGCCTGGCAGCGGATCCTGGCGGGCGCCACGCTGGTCCAGGGATACAGCGCCTTCATCTACGAAGGGCCCTTCTGGG